The segment TTACACGGCCTGGGATCCCACCTCGCCCGCCTTTATCATGGAAAACCCCAATGGCGCCTACCTGGCCATCCCGACCGCCTTCGCCTCATGGACCGGCGAAGCGCTTGACCACAAAATTCCGCTGTTGCGCTCCATGCACGCGCTCGACCGACAGGCGCGCCGCGTGCTCCGGCTTTTCGGTGTGAAAAACGTTCAGAAAGTCTATCCTACAGTGGGAAGCGAACAGGAGTATTTCCTGATCGACGAAGAATTTTATTACCGCCGCCCCGACCTGATCACCTGTGGACGCACGCTCTTCGGCGCGAAACCACCCCGCGGGCAGGAAATGGAGGACCACTACTTTGGCTCCATTCCGGAGCGGGTGCTGGCCTTCATGCTGGAGGTGGAAAAAGAACTCTATAAACTGGGCGTGCCCATCAAAACGCGCCATAACGAAGTCGCACCGAGTCAGTACGAAATTGCTCCCCTCTTTGAAAATGCCAACCTGGCAGCCGATCATCAGCAGCTCATCATGCAAACGCTGAAGAACGTGGCGCGGCGCTACGGACTGGTCTGCCTGTTGCACGAAAAGCCCTTTGCCGGGGTCAATGGGTCCGGCAAGCATAACAACTGGTCAATGGCCACCGATACGGGCATGAATCTGCTTGACCCGGGCGATAATCCGCACGACAACATGCAGTTCCTGTTCTTCTGCGCCGCCGTCGTACGGGCCGTCCATAAACATCAAGACCTACTGCGCATCTCTGTGGCCACAGCCGGGAACGACCATCGGCTGGGCGCCAACGAAGCGCCTCCGGCTATCATGAGCGTCTTTCTCGGGGAACAGCTTGAAGATATCTTCCATCAGCTCGAACAGGGGGGTGTTCGCGGCAGCAAACAGGGAGGGCTGCTGGGCCTGGGCGTGCCGGTGTTGCCGCCACTCCCACGCCATGCCGGCGACCGTAACCGCACCTCTCCATTTGCTTTTACCGGCAACAAGTTTGAGTTTCGCGCGGTCGGCGCCTCCCAGTCGATTTCGTTCCCGAACACCGTGCTCAACACCATCGTGGCCGATGCGCTCGACGACATGGCCACGATGCTTGAGGAAAAACTGAAAGCGCAGGGTCGGCGCACGAAGCGGGCTTTCGAAGAGGCTGTGGCCGACGTGCTCCGCACCGTTATCCGGGAAGCGAAGCCCATCATCTTTAACGGGGACAACTACGCCCCTGAATGGCACGCCGAAGCCGAGCGACGCGGGCTGCTCAACTTGCGCAACACGGTGGAAGCCCTGGAGCATCTGCTCGACGAAAAGAACGTCCAGCTCTTTGAACGTCACGGCGTGCTTAATCGGCGGGAGCTGGAAAGTCGCTATGAGATCCTGCTCGACCAGTACACCAAAACGCTCAACATTGAAGCCGAAACGACTGAACACATCGCACGCACCATGATCCTGCCAGCCGCGCTGCGGTACCTGCGCGAGCTAACCGAGACGCTCGACGAAGCCAGGGACCTGGACCTGAACGTAGTCGGCGCCCGTGAAACGGCCGAAGAAGTTGCCGCGCTGATTAACGAGCTGCGCCAGCGCCTCGATGTGCTGATCGCCGTCAATCGAAAGCGGGGCAAAACCCCTGAGGAAAACGCGCGCCACAAGTGCTACAATGTCCTGCCAGCGATGCAGGCCGTGCGCGAAGTGGCTGATCGGCTGGAGCGCGTCGTTCCACACGACTACTGGCCCATGCCTACTTACCGCGAAATCCTCTTCGTGAAATAACTGTCGCCGTTGCTTTTTCCAGGCCCGCGCGGGATCGGCGCGGGCCTGTTTTTTTCAAGATCAATCATTACTATCTTGCCTCCCAGAGGACCGGGATAGCTGGCAAGATGCGCATGTCTTCTTCTCCTTCAGCCTCCAGTGAACAGGACCGGGCCTTTGTGGCTGAGGCGCTGCAGGGCAACCAGGCCGCCTATCAGGCCTTAATGGACAAGTACCGTCCAGCCCTTCGCCGCCACATTGCCCGCCTGGTCCGAGACCCCCGCGACCTGGACGATCTCGTCCAGGAAACCTTCATCAAAGCCTTCGCTGCCCTGTCTACCTATTCCACGGAATACGCTTTTTCAACCTGGCTCTACAAAATCGCTACCAACCATGCCATTGACTACCTGCGTCGCAAAAAGCTCAAGACCCTGTCGCTGGACGAACCGATCCATACCAAAGAAGGCACGCTGGAACGCGAACTGGCCGATACAACCTACTTCCCTGACCGCCATATCGTAGAAGAT is part of the Rhodothermus profundi genome and harbors:
- a CDS encoding glutamine synthetase III family protein encodes the protein MNKLLLDYNVLAATKTRQALNGSRPQQSQPMDIERIFGENVFSLEEMKNRLPRKGYESLLATIEKGEPLSPEIADTVALAMKEWAIEKGATHFTHWFQPLTGMTAEKHESFITPNKGGGAMAVFSGRDLIQGEPDASSFPSGGLRATFEARGYTAWDPTSPAFIMENPNGAYLAIPTAFASWTGEALDHKIPLLRSMHALDRQARRVLRLFGVKNVQKVYPTVGSEQEYFLIDEEFYYRRPDLITCGRTLFGAKPPRGQEMEDHYFGSIPERVLAFMLEVEKELYKLGVPIKTRHNEVAPSQYEIAPLFENANLAADHQQLIMQTLKNVARRYGLVCLLHEKPFAGVNGSGKHNNWSMATDTGMNLLDPGDNPHDNMQFLFFCAAVVRAVHKHQDLLRISVATAGNDHRLGANEAPPAIMSVFLGEQLEDIFHQLEQGGVRGSKQGGLLGLGVPVLPPLPRHAGDRNRTSPFAFTGNKFEFRAVGASQSISFPNTVLNTIVADALDDMATMLEEKLKAQGRRTKRAFEEAVADVLRTVIREAKPIIFNGDNYAPEWHAEAERRGLLNLRNTVEALEHLLDEKNVQLFERHGVLNRRELESRYEILLDQYTKTLNIEAETTEHIARTMILPAALRYLRELTETLDEARDLDLNVVGARETAEEVAALINELRQRLDVLIAVNRKRGKTPEENARHKCYNVLPAMQAVREVADRLERVVPHDYWPMPTYREILFVK
- a CDS encoding RNA polymerase sigma factor, whose translation is MSSSPSASSEQDRAFVAEALQGNQAAYQALMDKYRPALRRHIARLVRDPRDLDDLVQETFIKAFAALSTYSTEYAFSTWLYKIATNHAIDYLRRKKLKTLSLDEPIHTKEGTLERELADTTYFPDRHIVEDQRRMLLQEAINALPEKYRRVIVMRHQQEKSYEEIAQELNLPLGTVKAHIFRARRLLYKYLRSKRSSL